From Candidatus Xianfuyuplasma coldseepsis:
GTTCGTCACGCATCGAAGAAAAAATTTGATGAGTTTAACGAGAAATACCGTAATGTAGACGTTTTATTGGTTGATGATATTCAATTTTTATCTGGAAAAGATCAATCCCAAAATGAATTTTTTAAGTTGTTTGAACTATTACATGGGCAACAAAAACAAATTGTAATCACGAGTGATCGTAGTGCAAACGAGTTGAAAGATATCATGTCGCGCTTAACGTCGCGCTTTGAGTGGGGGGTTACCGTTGATATCAATCGACCGGATTTAGACCACCGAATTAAGATTCTTCGCAAGAAATTAATGGCAGAAACATCGAATGCGGATTTAATTCCCAACGATGTCATTGAATACATCGCTAGTGTCTTCGATAATAACGTTCGCGAACTAGAAGGAGCACTAAAACGTGTCTTATTCTATTGTACCGCATTCAACATTGATTTCACTGTTAAAAACGCAGAAGCAGCACTGGAAAACCTTGTTAAACCGAGGATAAACGATAATTTCTTAAGTGAGAATAAAATCAAAAATATCATGAGTATTGTCAGCGATTACTATCGTATTTCAACAAGTGATTTAATCTCTAAGAAACGAACTGCAAAATATGTGTTTCCACGACAAGTCTCAATGTACTTAATTAAGACATTATATGATCTTCCTTATAAAAAAATTGGAACATTTTTCAATAATCGAGACCATTCCACTGTAATGCACTCCGTTGAAAAGATAACCAACGAAATTGAAATGGATATAAATGTGAAGAAAGATGTGGAGAAACTCACGATAAAATGTGGACAAAAATAGGAAAATTAAATCGCTAAAAATAGCATTATATGATATAATATGACTATGAAATACCGAGCTTTCCACAAATCCACACGACATAATAATAATCAACAATATAATATATAGACAATTAGAGGTGATTTTATGAATTTTCAAATCAACAAAGACACACTGCTTAATAATTTGATTGTTGCTCAAAAAGCACTCTCGAATAAAACACCAAATCCTGCTTTGCAAGGAATTAAACTAGAAGTATTAAAAGATCATTTAGTGATTACAACAAGTAATTCGGACATCGCAATTAAATTAACAGTTAAAGATGCCAGTCTTGCTGTAAAAAGTGAAGGTTCTGTATTAATACCAGGAAAGTACTTCATTGAAATCATACGCAAGTTAGATGGATTGAAAGTACAATTGTCCATGGCGGCAGATAACATGCTACGCATTGAAGCGGATCGGTCTGACATTACGTTGAATATGATGGATTTAGATGATTATCCCGAATTACAATTCAGTGAAAAAGTAAAATCAATCAAAATTAATGTCCGTGTTCTAAAAACAATCATCCGTCAAACCGCATTTGCAACGTCATCCATTGAAAATCGTCCAATCTTAACAGGAGTAAACTTCAAAATTGATGGTAAAAAGTTGATTGCCATAGCTACCGACAGTTATCGTTTAAGTCAAAAAGAAATTGAGTTAAACGAATCATATGAAGCACTCAATATCATTATTCCAGGTCGTAGTTTAGAGGAATTAATCAAAGTCCTTGAGAACAACAACGACCAAGTTGAGTTGCATTTTGATCATTCAAAAATCTTATTTAAATACAATAATTTGTTGTTCCAATCACGTTTGTTAGAAGGAAACTATCCCGAAACATCAAAATTAATCCCAACCGAGTTCGCGACAGTTATCAAATTTAACAAAGAAAACTTATCCACAGCAATTGAACGCGCGAGTTTACTGTCCAGTCGTGACGGAAATAACGCGATTGTAAAACTAGCACTACGTCAAGACAATATTGTTGAAATCACCTCCAACAGCCCTGAAATCGGGAAAGTCTTAGAAGAAGTGTATCCAGTGGATGAAATTGTTGGACATCCTTTTAAAATTGCCTTTAGTTCAAAATACATTTTAGATGCGTTAAAAATCTTCAATTCAAGCGAAGTTTCCGTTAATTTCACCGGTGAAATACGACCATTTATCATCAAAGGTGAATACGACGAAAACATGTTGCAACTCATCCTTCCAGTACGAACCGAATAAAAGCCCAAAAACGGGCTTTTTTTATGCTTTTATTTTGTTGTAATTTATAACGTTTTACTATATAATATTTATATACATAATAATATATATGAAAGAAAGCGGTATTTTTATGGAAAAAATAGCGATCACAACCGACTATATCACCTTAGGTCAATTTATCAAATTTATCGATGTCATTCCTTCTGGAGGTATGGTGAAATATATTCTCCAAGAATACACCATATACGTCAACGACGTCGAAGAGTCTCGACGCGGTAAAAAATTATACCCAGGAGACAAGATATTGATTAAATCAATCGGTGAATATCGCATCACAAAACAATGAGAATTAAACAACTTCAA
This genomic window contains:
- the dnaA gene encoding chromosomal replication initiator protein DnaA translates to MEKYNTIWEEIKQSLEDDLDDEVFTEIFEPVNTVFKVVNNYIYLIAPNDFIKRRIEMLYLNKLNRYLELRLDDPHKFRIMTEEQASKELADEKEFAVNTPDQTLVDRYIQGNINTSYTFDSFVVGNSNRLAYTSAIKVADQPGIVANPLYIFGDVGLGKTHLMQCVGNYILEGNMNSRVLYVKTDQFVEEYVRHASKKKFDEFNEKYRNVDVLLVDDIQFLSGKDQSQNEFFKLFELLHGQQKQIVITSDRSANELKDIMSRLTSRFEWGVTVDINRPDLDHRIKILRKKLMAETSNADLIPNDVIEYIASVFDNNVRELEGALKRVLFYCTAFNIDFTVKNAEAALENLVKPRINDNFLSENKIKNIMSIVSDYYRISTSDLISKKRTAKYVFPRQVSMYLIKTLYDLPYKKIGTFFNNRDHSTVMHSVEKITNEIEMDINVKKDVEKLTIKCGQK
- the dnaN gene encoding DNA polymerase III subunit beta, which translates into the protein MNFQINKDTLLNNLIVAQKALSNKTPNPALQGIKLEVLKDHLVITTSNSDIAIKLTVKDASLAVKSEGSVLIPGKYFIEIIRKLDGLKVQLSMAADNMLRIEADRSDITLNMMDLDDYPELQFSEKVKSIKINVRVLKTIIRQTAFATSSIENRPILTGVNFKIDGKKLIAIATDSYRLSQKEIELNESYEALNIIIPGRSLEELIKVLENNNDQVELHFDHSKILFKYNNLLFQSRLLEGNYPETSKLIPTEFATVIKFNKENLSTAIERASLLSSRDGNNAIVKLALRQDNIVEITSNSPEIGKVLEEVYPVDEIVGHPFKIAFSSKYILDALKIFNSSEVSVNFTGEIRPFIIKGEYDENMLQLILPVRTE
- the yaaA gene encoding S4 domain-containing protein YaaA, with translation MEKIAITTDYITLGQFIKFIDVIPSGGMVKYILQEYTIYVNDVEESRRGKKLYPGDKILIKSIGEYRITKQ